GTTGAAGTTGTAAGGCGCATACCTTGACCATTTATCTTTCATTTGCTAATGTCTGTGCTTGTCAATTATTGTTGACATTGTGCATAAGTTAACTGATGAAAATAGTTAAATGCAAGTAGTATTTTCCTATGTAGTCAATATACATGTGGAAAGCACCACATATAGTTACTACTCACAATCGAGCaagtataaaaacatttttatctttttgcaGCATTGATGTTGTCTCTTCAGCTTTTGAGGGAAAATCTGCTGTGAACAGGCAGAGGATGGTTTACAAAGCCATATGGGAGGAACTGCAGAACGTTGTACATGCAGTTGACCAAATGACAACTAAGACTCCCGAGGAAGCAGCTTCAGGAAAGTGAAGTTGCATAAGCGATACAGAGCTTGGAGTCTTTTTCTGCCGTTCAATTTTTGGGAAGTATCAATTATATTCGACTTGTTGGTCTTGCGGCAATGCTGGATACATATGTTGAATAATATTGACTTTCTGGTGTTCAATACTTTACTAGAAATAGATCAATCATTATGTTCTTGTTGGATATTTATTGGTGCACAGGCCTAAACGGTTATGTGATTTATAAAAGGTTTAATTTTAATGCTTGATAATCTTGTTTATAATCTCTGATTTATTATATGCGGTCACAGATTTCCCAGCTTTAGAATTCATCTTGTTttcatatgtaattatgtacTATATGTTTTTCATGTTCTTCATAAAAGTGCCGGGAGAGTGCAAATTTTAAGTTAAGGACTTCAAGTTATTAAGTTTGAAACAGAAGCTATTAGTTTCAACTTTGGAGACAGTGTTTTGCCCAgaattttaaacattttgagCTGAAAGGAAAAAGTTAACAtgctttagttttttcctatgTTCTCGAGTTGGAAAGGAAGGGAAAAATGATAAAGTATGGtcattttattcatacatcctCTGATACTCAACAAAATAGCACTGGACTCAGGCGTGCAGCTATGCAAATTTGTGTTGACTATTGAGCAATCTGTGGTAAGTAGTAGTGTGTGGCAGAAGCAGTAGAGAAGAATTTACATTCAATCATGTAGTTTTTCTTCGATGTAAAAAGCAAACAAAATTTATAACGCTTGATGTACATAACAAAACATACGAAAAACACAATAATGAATGTATAATGCAATGATTGCCTATATCTTACGCTTAGGCGATATCTATGTTTCTTATTTACAGCTATGATATATAAACGTAGGCGACACATTCCAATCTCCTGAAAGAAGAATGTACATGGAGTGTTGGAAGATCTAGAAACATCAACTTATAGAGGGAAGCATAGGGTTCATGCCAAGGCCCGATCCCCCAAAACCGCCTGGTTCAGCATGCTTCACCCTACCAAAGTACCTGATGTGACGCAGCAACCTTGCCAGGAAGGTGTTATGGCATATTGTTGAGCTGTCACATATAACTGCCACATGTTTGCGTGCTCTGGTTATGGCAACATTCATTCGTCTACTATCCCCCAAGAAACCAACCGCTCCTAAAGTGTTTGATCGAACCTAGGCAGGAAAAAGGGTGTCATTATAGAGGTATATTTATTATACGATATCAAGAATATTTAAGCATCCTAAGGTTAACTTAGCTTTTATAAAAACATACCATGGATATAATAACTGCATCAGCCTCCCTGCCTTGAAAGCTATCAATAGTTGCAATCTCAACGCCCCGTGCCAATGGGATCTCATCGAGACTCTCCCTTAGCAACTGCACTTGAGCAACATAAGGAGACTGCACTGCAATTGCTGCCGGGGGCACACCTGCATATTATGTCCCCAACTATATTACTTCATTCCACATTAAGTAGCCTCTTAATATTTAGAGTTTAAAGAATACTTTTCAAATTCGAAATCCGCACGAAGTTATCCAATATTCAGTAAAAGAGAAATAACAAGTATTAGCCAACTGTGGGAAACTAATAGTGTACCAGCATAGATCAACGAGAGAACATGTTGAACAACAATATCCGCCTCCCCTTCGTTGTAGAATGAGCCGGTGCCAGCTAGGTCTAATTGTTCTTCACAACCAGGTGATAAACTACCATATGGCTTCCTTGTATCAAGTAATAGCAATGGGCATTGGGTTATCCATGTGGGCTGcattaaattaaacatataagcAATATTCAACACTATAACTGCACAGAGTAGATCGTATAACACAAGAATGAAATTATGTATTGTGAAACGAAGGTCATCTGGATGCTTTATATTTGGAAACTATTAACACACTTTTGAATAGGTcgatttgttttatgttttatctgTTGCCTGATACTTTATATTACCCAAACAGTCtgtccacccattttgccacctctactttTAGGCACATATATGATACATCTGTGCTTAGATATGTTTCACCATCCCCCACTTACGATACATGTTTACAAAAGCGTTGAAAGTAGTACAAACTGTACTTTAAGATGATAAAAAGTTTAAACATGGCTGACACACTTGCTCAATACTTAAGTTTTAAGAGGCAAAAGGTCTATCGGACCAACTCGACCCCACACATTTTTTACCCATAAAAAATACCACCGGGTATTGTCAAGATCCCATTTTCCCATTAGCCAAGCCGCCTCCACTAACCATGCATGTTTACATAGATCAAAAGGTAATACCTGTACAAAGGGAGAATCAACAAGAAGATGAGAAGAAACTGTTGCTGAAGATGTCAATAATCCTCCATACATTTCCTTTGACGCCCAGCTAGAAATTGCATCATGCATTCGGTACTGTGTCGTTAACTTAGTGGCAAGAACCCCTTCATGTAAATTTGTGGCTCTCTCTAAAAGAGAGATACCGAGACCACCTTCAAGAGCTTTCCTAGAAAGAATCACAGGAGCTAGCTGGCATTGATCACCGGCAAGAATACAACGTTTCCCCTGCAATATTGGAATCCAGCATGAAGGTTCAatggcttgaccggcttcatcAATAACTACGAGATCAAAAGCATCCAAACGCCTGATTATTGGATCTGCTGATCCAGTGTTGGTGGTAAGAACAACTTGAGCATTTGATAATATTTCCTTGACCGTTTCCTTCTCCTTCTTCTTAAACTCCTTCCCTGTTTGCTTCAAAAGTTGTCGGATTCCAGCTGCCAGTGAGTCATCCCTCAAACATTGTCTCAAATCCCTGCGAAGATCCGCCCTTTTCCTTTCAAGTTCTGACCGGAATTTTGAGAGTTTGACGTTTACAATCTCAACCAACGACTTTGACACAACAACTGGAGATATTCGTGCAGGATTCCCAAATCTTACGATGTTAATCCTGCTATCAGAGAGTTTTTCAACCATGTTATCCACAGCTGCATTAGTTGGTGCAGTTACCAGTACGCGTTCGCCTTGCTTTACTGCTAGAGCAATTAACACCTTTAGCAGACCCGTCTTCCCGGTGCCAGGAGGACCCTGGATGATCAGAACGGGCCGTTTCTGGTTCAAACCCAATGTAATCGCTCTTTTTTGGGCTGCATCAAAATTTTGCATGTATTTGGTCTCAGAGGGTTCTGATTCACCCCAGTCAGTGAAATTGTTCTCTTCTAGCCATGTAACGTCGTCTCTGTCTCCAAAAAGTGTTGCTACAACAGCAATTGAAGGGTTTTTCTTGTGCAGACCTTTCTTCTGAAGCATCATCAGAGCTTCACAATTGCGCTGAGATAAGATATAGTAGCACATGTATATGAGCAATGGAGAAGGAGTAATTCGAATGAACATCCACAGTTGATTAAGGAACTTTTCTGTGGTAATGCTATGGCTCAAAGTACTAAATTCCAATATATTATTCTCGTGTAATTTTCAAAGCCCCATTCATTTTTCATTCTAATTAAGGCAAGAAATGAACATGACACATAAATGGTAAGGTAGTTCCCATATGAAGATCAAAGAAGAATTTAGTTGATAGCAGAGGTGCAAGATATATGGGTCAGGCGGTGTACACAACAAATCAAAATGATTCTGGGATGAGGCGATCTTATAGTAATAACGGGCTGGGTCAGGATAGCTTGACCTACAAACACTTTTTGCCCAAGTTTATATCTTAATTCCACAATAGTTAAAACGTCAActattgttttgaaaacaacATTTTAGCACATACAGTAACAATTTAAACCTGTAtgtaaaaacattaacaagGTTATATTAATTAAGAACAGATTTCACGTGACTTTCAACCGGTTTGACCCATTTAACTAATACATTTTTATCTGACCCGTTTGAGATAATACACAACCCCAAATCAACCCATCCACATCTCCATGGGTTGAATTTGCCACCATGGTAaggaataaaataaaacataataaaacttGTTCAACCAAGtgctaatatacatataaatttttttaacatgtaCCTCATATGTAACCGTATCAGCCAACCCATGAATCCGGTCTATGCGCACACTTTTACCAAATAACTTTGAGAAAGTGGGATCACCATGCCGTGATTCTAGAGCCACGGTAATGCTACATCCATCCTCCCCCAAATTATTAACAAAACCTTGCATGCCAGAAATTGAACCAGCCGCCCCCCTGCTATCACATGTCCTCACACAAACCATGTCTCCAGGAGACAATGTTGTTGGTGGCAACTTATGATTTCTCTCTACCTTAAACATCACCAAATGCATGCCACCTAATCCTGTATAAGTGCTGACTGCATATAAATTGCATATTGTATCACATAATTCTTGTTCC
The Erigeron canadensis isolate Cc75 chromosome 2, C_canadensis_v1, whole genome shotgun sequence DNA segment above includes these coding regions:
- the LOC122587311 gene encoding DNA-binding protein SMUBP-2; amino-acid sequence: MANRLVCAEKFMFRNFQLSFSSLSSSSFIRFNIRNALDKKTTISISTTTTKKIKRSKRSTNNNDKTSRSNSQKAITTSTTSTSTSTSTSTSGGERVDEETKCKPINVRSLAQNGDPLGRKDLGKCVVKWISLGMRAMASDFCEAELQGEFGEVRQRMGPGLTFVIQAQPYLSAIPMPSGLESVCLKACTHYPTLFDHFQRELRDVLQQLQGKALVEDWQKTESWKLLKELAKSAQHKAIARKVSVTKTVHGVLGMELEKVKAIQGRMDDFAERMANLLRVERDSELEFTQQELDAVPIADSSDPNKPVEFLVSHGQAEQELCDTICNLYAVSTYTGLGGMHLVMFKVERNHKLPPTTLSPGDMVCVRTCDSRGAAGSISGMQGFVNNLGEDGCSITVALESRHGDPTFSKLFGKSVRIDRIHGLADTVTYERNCEALMMLQKKGLHKKNPSIAVVATLFGDRDDVTWLEENNFTDWGESEPSETKYMQNFDAAQKRAITLGLNQKRPVLIIQGPPGTGKTGLLKVLIALAVKQGERVLVTAPTNAAVDNMVEKLSDSRINIVRFGNPARISPVVVSKSLVEIVNVKLSKFRSELERKRADLRRDLRQCLRDDSLAAGIRQLLKQTGKEFKKKEKETVKEILSNAQVVLTTNTGSADPIIRRLDAFDLVVIDEAGQAIEPSCWIPILQGKRCILAGDQCQLAPVILSRKALEGGLGISLLERATNLHEGVLATKLTTQYRMHDAISSWASKEMYGGLLTSSATVSSHLLVDSPFVQPTWITQCPLLLLDTRKPYGSLSPGCEEQLDLAGTGSFYNEGEADIVVQHVLSLIYAGVPPAAIAVQSPYVAQVQLLRESLDEIPLARGVEIATIDSFQGREADAVIISMVRSNTLGAVGFLGDSRRMNVAITRARKHVAVICDSSTICHNTFLARLLRHIRYFGRVKHAEPGGFGGSGLGMNPMLPSIS